atgatgtgttaactttctcacatcatctggtccgaggaccgaggcatgattgagttatagtttaaacactttgaagagagaatgtcatgatgtgttaatttccccaaagcaggaggtccgaggacccggcatagctaaggttctgtttaaccacttcaaaagatgccagcgtgtgttaatttctccaaagcaggaggtccgaggacctggcatagctaaggttctgtttaaccacttcaaaagatgccagtgtgtgttaattttcccaaagcaggaggtccgaggacccggcatagctaaggttctgtttaaccacttcaatagatgccagtgtgtgttaattttcccaaagcaagaggtctgaagacccggcatagctaaagttctgtttaaccacttcaaaagatgtcagtgtgtgttaatttccccaaagcaagaggtccaaggacccagcatagctaaggttctgtttaaccacttcaaaagatgccagtgtgtgttaatttccccaaagcaggaggtccgaggacccggcataactaaggttctgtttaaccacttcaaaagataccagtgtgtgttaatttcctcaaagcaggaggtctgaggacctggcatagctaaggttctgtttaaccacttcaaaagatgccagtgtgtgttaatttccaaagcaggaggtctgatGACCCGGCATAgttaaggttctatttaaccacttcaaaagattaGAAGATGTCAATATATACCTTCAAGAACTAGCCCCGCCACAAAGCCCCTTTGAATTGCTCATATGTTGCTGCCACTTCCTCTAATGGAGGTTCAGCAAACTCGGCCACCAAATTCGCGAAGACCTAGCTCCTGTCAGAggtacgaggcatgtacttgatgtcaaaagcccccagaACTGTGCCCCATTCAGCAATCCTCCCCGTATAATCCGCACTTTGTAGAATAGACCTGAGCGGaagctaagttaggacaacaactgtgTGCCACAtgtagtgacttgctcacatagcAAACTGGCCACCATAATGGCTTTCCCCAAGGACTCTTACTGATGGGGGGCTCAATTGTATCATATCTAACCGTTGCACTCACTATCACACAAGctcttcccacagacgacgccaattgtggggacacaattttcaaaccaagcccaaaatgtaagggatcttggcccagtgaacccagtacaataaatttgtagagagtgggtcaaagagttAGATTTTAGTGtttggataacagttaatatggttttgaatgatgagccaacaagaattgaacccggtttggtgagaaagttggttctcggcacagtccgaggagctctgttctagcatatattggatgaccatgGTTACAGGAATTGTTGAGATTCCTCTAGtgctttctcttttcctttctttaatCCCCCATTCTCTGAGATCTCTACGCTTATTTAcattacatctctcccttcatccttaccctacatgtggaccacatgtggacagttgatggttgtcccatcagccctctctaaaagtcttctggggtggctgtaaggctgccataatactgttcagaggttacttcctcattaatgcggtggtagcagttttcccttagatatttttgagtccttatccctcttgtacgttcacaatgctcgttgctatcattagaacttcctgaaagGTCATCGTTGATCATTAGAATCTATACTAAATTTACGTTTggctttatccgaggagatagtacttctcggactcggaccacccatgcttctcggccaaatccTAAAATCCATGACTCCACAGTATCAATATTAGatccttaaaattttaaaaatgtatcaattatactttttcaatttatcTGTTAGTATATTTATTCTAAGAATCCCACATTTTTAACTTGCAGCTTCACCACTTCGTCCATGGTATATATAATCCTTTTAACAACAAACGGAAAAAAAACATGgtaaaattgatatctttaaaatatttaaggactaaattacaacattttaaatttaggtGACAAAAAATACAATTCAACCTTGTGCCAAAAAAACATTTACCATTAGTAGAAACGGCATATCGACTAGCTATATTTATAATTAGCCCACCACTTTGGTAGTaccctaattttattttattttgagtaaactatgtatttgatCCCTATTatatacaccatatttcaatttgatccctaacatttcaattgtATTAATTTAGTCCTTAACCTTTTAGTACCatatcaatttagtccttaccgttattttttggatgaaaattgatgagacatctaatggccaaaataaaaattagcttTTGTTAATGtgacaatacaataaaattttatattggcAATTTGACATTtcatcaattttcatccaagaTATAATAACAGAAACTAAATTGACAATGCATTAAAAggttagaaaccaaattgacacaattgaaaagttaataaccaaattaaaatataatataaaagatagagaccaaatatttaatttacacttttattttttataaaataattgtgtCAATACATAAAACTGGCTGTCGTTCCTCCACAAACGATCCATCGTTATCATTTCAGAGAATCGTTGTCATTTTGTCTGTTAGTTTTAGCTCTTTGTCCTTAAAATCATGGACAGCAAGCACCCAACTCTCTCTCAATATTCACGAACACCGTGGTCTATTCTCTACTTTCAGTTGCTTGATTCCTATTCCTCTCTGTTATGATCTTTTCTTTGCTCAATCTACATGTGAGAGACGTACACTACAGTTTTCAATCGAGGTGATGGTTAATATTATCCACAAGAAACTATGCTACCTTTGAACCACAATCTCTCAGAATAAACCAATATGCTAATCAGCTTACGTAAGCTCTTGCATCACCAGTAAGGTGCCAATGGGGTGTCTCTCTAGAATAAATCTCACTATTATGTACAAGAAAGAGAAgcttatatagtaaataactGTATTTCAGTCTCTTTATTCGTCTACCCCTAGTTGCTTGCCATGGCTTCTCAATCCCAGCCACTTCACTTTATCTTGTTTCCTCTCATGGCCCAAGGCCACATGATTCCTATGATCGACATTGCCAAATTGTTGGCACAAAGAGGTGTATCTGTCACTGTAATCACCACAACACATAACGCAGCCCGTTTTGAAACAAGTTTAGCTCGTGCTGTTGAATCTGGGCTCCAAATCCAAGTAATATCGCTTCAATTTCCATGTGAAGGGGTAGGAATACCAGAAGGGTGTGACAATTTTGACAAGCTACCTTCACTAGAACTGAGCACAAATTTTTTCAGTTCAACTAGCATGCTACAACAGCCAGTGGAAGAGTTGTTTGAGAAGCTGGCACCGCAACCAAGCTGCATAATCTCAGACGTGACCTTGGCGTGGACAGCTAATATTGCTCTCAAGTTTCACATTCCAAGGATTTCCTTCCTCGGAGTAGGTTGCTTCTGTCACTTGTGTTTTCACAACTTAAGAGTTCACAAGGCTCTCGAGAGGATATCCTCCGAGTCAGAATACTTTGTCTTGCCTGGCTTGCCTGACCGTGTTGAAATTAATAAATCCCAATTACCTTTGCCCAGAGATTCCAGAATGAAAGAACTTAGTGAGCAAATGCTAGCAGCTGACTTAGCCTCATATGGGGTTATTGTAAATACTTTCGAAGAGTTGGAGCCAGCATATGTCAAAGAATATAAGAAAGCAAGAGAAGATAAAGTCTGGTGTATTGGCCCTGTTTCGCTTTGCAATAAGGACCACTTAGATAAGGCAGAGAGAGGTAACAAGGCCTCCATTGGAGAGCATCAATGCATGAAGTGGCTTGATTCTCAGGAACCCTGCTCAGTAGTCTATGTGTGCCTTGGAAGCCTGTGTAATCTAATACCTTCCCAATTGATAGAGCTAGGATTGGGGTTAGAAGCATCAAACAGACCATTCATTTgggttataaagggagaaaataAGTCAGAAGAGTTGGAAAAGTGGATTTTAGAAGAGAGGTTTGAAGAAAGGATCAGAGGGAGAGGCCTTTTGATTTGGGGTTGGGCTCCACAGTTGCTCGTATTATCACATTCTTCAGTTGGAGGGTTCTTAACGCATTGCGGTTGGAATTCAATCATAGAAGCAATATGTGCTGGGGTGCCAATGCTTACTTGGCCTCTATTTGCGGACCAGTTTCTCAATGAGAAATTAGTAGTACATTTACTAAAAATTGCTGTGAGTGTTGGGGTGGAGGATCCTGTACAGTGGGGTGAGGAAGAGAAGATTGGGGTGTTGGTGAAGAAAGAAGATGTCAAGGGGGCGATAGATAGGCTAATGGATGAAGGAGAGGATAGAGAAAAGAGGAGGAAACGAGCTAGAGAGCTTGGCGAGATGGCAAAAAGTTCTGTTGAAGATGGGGGATCTTCTCAACTGAACTTGACATTGCTAATTCAAGATATTTGCAACATGGTGAATCAGCCTAACACACTTCTATGAGTCACtgagttttttttcccccttcatCTCATATCAAAGTGCATAAGTTTTTATTCTATTGTTGTTTTTACATCATAGCTAGTACttatccttttgttttgttttggtttttggttgtATAGCTAGTATTTATCCAAGATATGAAAGAAGATTCATTAAGCATGCATTTACAGTATAATAATCTTTCACTTTACATTGTTTCGTCAACATATATAGCGTCATAGTCCTATACACATATcatctatataatatttaaaagcttaagtgtaatatttattattactacgaTTTTATTGAGCAATATTAGTGTAGGATTTTAGTTCATTCGGTCAACTCGGTCCATTTAATCCATTTCGGTCTAATTCTATTGAGCAATATTAGTGTagcatttcaatttattcggtGAGTTCAGTCCATTTAATCTATTTAGGTCTGTTAAGTCCATTAGATCCACTTCAgtccattctctctctctgagaGTAGAAGAGAGTGCCTCTATAAATTATAAAGTCCTACCTATAAGATCAAATTTGTAAAGCTAAAATTGCATGCTCTTAAAGTCCTTAACAAAAGAATGCTATAATGTAGAAGAAATTTATTACTAAATAACTTTAACAATATTATCCGACAAGAAAAAAATACTTCAACAATATTGATACTTTGGGAGGAGAGGTTTGTGTAGAAAAAAGAGTTACTTCATTGACAATTATGTCACATTCTATGAGTAATGCTAATAGGTTCatgataaaattacatttttcttatatattattaaagtattttttttttcaaatataagttATAGATTTACTTATatctactttctttttttaggggaaTATCTGCCTCATTTTTAAGTCATTTAAGACGAATAGAGGATGGTCCATTTATAAGGAACATTAGAAACAAATTCCAAttataaataacattatttaaaaaatatttcatcctatataataattgaatgtaaaatgcattatgcTTCCTTGTGGGGAAAAACATCttacaaaacttaaaacactttcaaataacaaatataaatagcttaatttagaaaatctaatatattatatcaattatactttattagaaaataattgcTTCATTTTAAGAAGTGTTTGAAACTAACACTTATAAGTcacatttactatttttattgaCTAATTATTATTTAACGTGaacttcattcatttctttttctttgttaggTAGAAGGTAAAAAGGGAATCAAATCCTTATGATGACCATAATATATGGGTTTGAAGTGCGACTTGAAAAGAgattatatacatacatatatatatatatatatatataatgtcaattcagaaaataaaatttcacttATGTTAATATTTATAATGCTACAAGTTAGATTTTTAGTGTTGACCCTCCAATAAAAATTTCCGtataatttggattttatttgcATTGTATTACTAAGTATTGAAGTTTATAGTTGAAACTGAAATGATTCCTGACAAGCTATTTTGGTCGAGAGTAATTTAGAATCTCAATCGAGCAAAGCATATTTCTAGTCATGCAAGATTGATGTCGAAACTATCCTTAGATTGTTGGTCAACTAAGTGAGTGTTTGGATCTAGCTTATTTTCAGCTGCATTTTCTTCTTGCgcgttttctcttcttttttaagcCATAGTTGTTGACTTTTCTCCCGTgaacttttcagcaactttttcattaaaaatgggtcccacgacactattcacagatttaaaaattattttgttacagtgttttcagttttcaattttcagcaataagttatatccaaacagactctaagaTCTAATTtcgtaaaattttcaaatttactttAAAGAGGCTGTTGTATGCCAAACTCTAGCCCAAACTCTACTTCTATTTTAACCCTATATTAACCCTAATCAACCCTAAATCCCTCGACTCAATCCTTGAGAGTGAAAGAAGAGGGGAAAACTCATAGAAAAAGAGATATAAGAGAGGCTATATATAGATCTTACAAAATTACTAACTTATTACATTGACCTGTAACTAATTACAAGATTCTATTATGTACATGCTTATAATAAGAGCATTGGGGAGTATAAACATCCCAGTTGTAATTTTAGCAATTAAACAGGAGAAAAAAATCCCACATCCGAGGGAGggaatgtaaatttttttacatcctGCGAACAATTGgttctcattaaaaaatatatatatgatgatgcgaagaaaatcagtaggctggatgcttcggacttgaaaggactactggctGTCTTGATGGcctaaaaaaggaagaaaaacaattaaaggtgaccggggtcgccggccaagaacccttcgatggcaaacttagtttttctctctcaaattttggagTTCTAACTTTTTAGGATGTGTAAAAAAcatacctttgtttggtctgaatgagcgtttatatagtgtcctaaacacggttatcaaacttgtaacctctcTTGGATtcgaggaggtgtgagggttcaaaaATAACTTTCACAACTGCTTAGGAGTTACATGCTTCTCACATAACGGTCACTAGAAGTTGTGCGTATAATAAGGAATTGTAATACACactcaggaattttcctaagtgtcagGGCCTCGTCCGAAGGTCCTCTTGTTAAGCATACCTCGCTTAGAAGGAAGGTCGTTCCCCTATGGACGACCTCGTTTAGGACGAAGTTTATggcttccttggacgagacggCGCGGTTTCGTCCCTTGACTGTGCAAAGCTCGTCCAAGCTTCTTCCTGCACAAACGAGATAGTTATGGACGAGGTTCATACAATCCTTACTTTATTGACCTTCTCTTGGATGACCTACATAGACGATGTTGGAGTTGGTATTTTATTATGCCCCATCAGTGGCCCCCTAGTTTATGGGTTGTCTAGGACGTGTGTCAATATGTCAGCTGTTATGTGTTCCACGTGTCATGATCTGATTGGTGACTTGGTCATGTCAGCTCTTTTTTCGAGGGACGTGCCATTTGTCACATTTTGGCTGGTAGCGTCGCTTTGGGTACTAGGGTttattgcctataaatagtggaattccgCCACTACCCTCCTTATTCCTGAAATTTTCCTCTTTGACATCCCTCGTCTTAGCACCTCGTTTAGAAGTTTCTTGCGTCCATAGTCTCCTTTCGTCTAGATCCAGGTATTTTCTCCATCGTGGTCCTTGGGTTTTAAGCTTTCTTAAAGAATGTCTGAGGTAGCtctttcttcgtctagcaatagtgttaacaaagccatagacgagtatcatgaccctagtagttttagtgggtctagtgatagtagtagtgatTGCAATAGCAGTAGTGAAGGAAACACTACGGACGAGTATAAATCAGGTGTCCTTGGGATTCCCTTAGAGGTATTTCAGGAAAACCTTAGGACGAGGGCTGAGTCCGGGTCCAAGGCTGGCACAAGTGCTCCCTCGTCTTCTGCTCAAGACGAGGAAAAGGTAGTTTATAGTTGTGCTGTTGGGGTTGCCTCTAAGACAGATGAGAGAAAGTTAGGGATTCTTAAGACTTGGTACCAAATCCCTAAAGATTTAAATCCTAGGGTACTTGTgcgtgatgagtggtgttgtcaACCTAGCTTTGGCGTTGGCATTTATTAGGCTTACCTCTTAGGGGGTTTAAGGTTACCACTTAATGCCTTTGCCAAGGAGTTGCTttctaggttaggtttaggtaTATGCCAGTTCAACCCCAATGCATGGAGGCTAATTGTCGTtatgcaagttttatggagggAGGTGTTTAAGGCTTTTGGGCTGGATGTCCTATTGAGGTTGACAAGGATCCATTCCCTTCCTACACAAGAGAGTTAGGGAACTTTCATCCTGAAGGTATGTCTGGCTGTCCCttcactttttgttaatttttattgtagttGTCTAATcaccttcctttcttttttgtaggTGCTAGACGACCTCATTTGAGCAGGTTTTACCTTGAACTAGTTCAGAAAGCACGTCTATACACTGACAGGACGTTCCATTCCTTGGTAAGCCTTCAATGTCTTGCCACTTGGGGGTTAGGTCCAGAGCCGTCCGTTGAAGCTTTTGCCCACGAACTCATTGTCCGTAGACATAAGGTCTTTTCTATctctgttgttttttttttttttttttttttttttttttttttttttttgtgactaacgtcttttttttaggaatggcgACGATGAA
This genomic stretch from Castanea sativa cultivar Marrone di Chiusa Pesio chromosome 9, ASM4071231v1 harbors:
- the LOC142610999 gene encoding UDP-glycosyltransferase 73C11-like; this encodes MASQSQPLHFILFPLMAQGHMIPMIDIAKLLAQRGVSVTVITTTHNAARFETSLARAVESGLQIQVISLQFPCEGVGIPEGCDNFDKLPSLELSTNFFSSTSMLQQPVEELFEKLAPQPSCIISDVTLAWTANIALKFHIPRISFLGVGCFCHLCFHNLRVHKALERISSESEYFVLPGLPDRVEINKSQLPLPRDSRMKELSEQMLAADLASYGVIVNTFEELEPAYVKEYKKAREDKVWCIGPVSLCNKDHLDKAERGNKASIGEHQCMKWLDSQEPCSVVYVCLGSLCNLIPSQLIELGLGLEASNRPFIWVIKGENKSEELEKWILEERFEERIRGRGLLIWGWAPQLLVLSHSSVGGFLTHCGWNSIIEAICAGVPMLTWPLFADQFLNEKLVVHLLKIAVSVGVEDPVQWGEEEKIGVLVKKEDVKGAIDRLMDEGEDREKRRKRARELGEMAKSSVEDGGSSQLNLTLLIQDICNMVNQPNTLL